The following coding sequences are from one Candoia aspera isolate rCanAsp1 chromosome 13, rCanAsp1.hap2, whole genome shotgun sequence window:
- the NRG4 gene encoding pro-neuregulin-4, membrane-bound isoform isoform X2: MRTDHEELCGSTYGSFCLNGGICYTLPTASSPFCRCVDNYTGARCEAILLPSIKNHSRGELFAAVLASVVVLSVLVAGAFFFLCRKGQIPRTSSLERGGHLIEGNSSNACNKITE, translated from the exons ATGCGAACAG atcATGAAGAACTCTGTGGCAGCACTTATGGATCTTTCTGTCTGAATGGTGGGATCTGTTACACCCTACCTACTGCTTCCAGTCCTTTTTGCAG GTGTGTTGACAACTATACAGGGGCTCGTTGTGAAGCAATTTTGCTCCCGAGCATCAAGAACCACTCGAGAGGGGAACTGTTTGCAGCCGTGTTGGCGTCGGTCGTCGTTCTGAGTGTCCTGGTAGcgggagcatttttttttctttgcag GAAAGGCCAGATTCCACGGACCAGTTCGCTGGAGCGTGGAGGTCACCTGATTGAGGGAAACAGCAGCAACGCCTGCAATA AAATAACCGaataa
- the NRG4 gene encoding pro-neuregulin-4, membrane-bound isoform isoform X1: protein MRTDHEELCGSTYGSFCLNGGICYTLPTASSPFCRCVDNYTGARCEAILLPSIKNHSRGELFAAVLASVVVLSVLVAGAFFFLCRKGQIPRTSSLERGGHLIEGNSSNACNSEYFSEITE, encoded by the exons ATGCGAACAG atcATGAAGAACTCTGTGGCAGCACTTATGGATCTTTCTGTCTGAATGGTGGGATCTGTTACACCCTACCTACTGCTTCCAGTCCTTTTTGCAG GTGTGTTGACAACTATACAGGGGCTCGTTGTGAAGCAATTTTGCTCCCGAGCATCAAGAACCACTCGAGAGGGGAACTGTTTGCAGCCGTGTTGGCGTCGGTCGTCGTTCTGAGTGTCCTGGTAGcgggagcatttttttttctttgcag GAAAGGCCAGATTCCACGGACCAGTTCGCTGGAGCGTGGAGGTCACCTGATTGAGGGAAACAGCAGCAACGCCTGCAATAGTGAGTACTTCTCAG AAATAACCGaataa